The genomic DNA ACAGCCGCACCGCCTCCAGCGCGAACGGCGCCCCCGGCGCCTCCAGCGGCCCGGGCTCCGAGATCGGCCGGGGCCGCAGCTCCGCGGTCTCGAAGTACGCCGTGGCGTGCCGCAGCCGGTCGAAGAAGACCTGCCCGGACACCGGGTAGTAGGCGTCCACCGGGTGCGGGACGCGGTCCAGGTTGATCCGCTGGATCACGCCCGCCAGGCCCAGGCAGTGGTCTCCGTGGAAGTGCGTCACGGCGATCCGGGTGATCCCGGTGGCGGACACCCCGGCGTGCAGCATCTGCCGCTGGGTGCCCTCCCCCGGGTCGAACAGCAGGCCCTCGCCGTCCCAGCGCAGCAGGTAGCCGTTGTGGTTGCGGTTCCGGGTCGGCACCTGGCTGGCGGTGCCCAGGACGACGAGTTCACGCTGCGACACGGTGCCTCAGATCATCCGCTCGGTCATCGGCGTGCCGCCGAGGACGTGCACGTGCGCGTGGAAGACCGTCTGCCCCGCGCCCGCACCCGTGTTGAAGATCAGCCGGTAGTCGGAGATCCCCTCGTCCTCGGCCACCCGGCCCGCCTCCGCCAGCAGCTCACCGGCGATCTCCGGCTCCGCCGCCGCCAGCCGGGCGGCGTCCGGGTAGTGCGCGTGCGGGATCACCAGCACGTGCACCGGCGCCTTCGGCGCGATGTCCCGGAACGCCAGCGTGCGCTCCGTCCTGCGCACCACCGTCGCCGGGATCTCCCCCGCCACGATCCTGCAGAACAGGCAGTCGGACTGCGCCTCGCCGGCCATCTGCTTCTCCTCCTGAACGCTTGTCAGTACGCCCGGAAGCGTACAACCAGGGGCGCTCCCTAGGAGGGAGCGGCCGGTGCCGTCTTCGCGGGGGTCCGCGCGAGCGCGGCGAGCGCCAGCCGGACGCCCTCCTCCAGCTGGGTGTCGCGGCCGGCCGCCCAGTCCTGCGGCGTGACGGGCACCTCGACGTCCGGGTCGACGCCGTGGTTCTCCACGCCCCAGCCGTACCCCTCCAGCCAGAAGGCGTACTTGGGCTGGGTCACCAGGGTGCCGTCGACCAGGTGGTACTTGCTGTCGATGCCGATGACACCGCCCCAGGTGCGGGTGCCGACCACCGGGCCGATGCCCAGCGCCTGGATCGCCGCGTTGACGATGTCGCCGTCCGAGCCGGAGAACTCGTTGGCCAGCGCCACCACCGGCCCGCGCGGGGCGTCCGCCGGGTACGGCTCGGCCGCGTCGATGTCACGGGCCCGGTCCCAGCCGATGATCCTCCGGCCCAGCTTCTCGATGATCAGCTGCGAGGTGTGGCCGCCGCGGTTCTCCCGCAGGTCGACCACCACCCCCTCGCGCGCCATCTCGGCCCGCAGGTCGCGGTGGAGCTGCGCCCAGCCGGCGCTCTGCATGTCCGGCACGTGCAGGTACCCGAGCCGCCCGTCGGACAGCTCGCGCACCAGCTCCCGCCGGCCCGCGACCCAGTCGTGGTAGCGCAGCGCCTCCTCGTCGGCGAGCGGCACCACCACCGGGTGCCGCTCCCCGGTGCCGTCCTTGCCGACCACGGTGAGCTCCACCGGCTGCCCGGCGGTGCCGGCCAGCAGCGGGAACGGGCCCGCCACCGGGTCCACCGGCCGGCCGTTGACGGCCAGCACCGCGTCACCGGGCCGGATCGCGACGCCGGGCGCGGCCAGCGGCGAGCGCGCCCGCGGGTCCGAGGACTCGCCGGGCAGGATCCGCTCGACCCGCCACACCTCGCCCTCCCGCACCAGGTCGGCGCCGAGCAGGCCCTGCCGGCGGGCCGCCTCCGCGCCGCGCCCCGGCGGGATCACGTACGCGTGCGAGGTGCCCAGCTCGCCGACGGTCTCCCAGAGCAGGTCGACCAGGTCGGTGTGCGAGCCGACCCGCTCGACCAGCGGTCGGTAGCGCTCCAGGACGCCCGCCCAGTCGACGCCGCCGAGGTCCGCGCGCCAGAAGTTGTCGCGCATCAACCGGCCGTTCTCGTCGAACATCTGCCGCCACTCGGCGGCCGGGTCGACGGTGACCCGGATCCGGTCCAGGTCCACGTCCAGGTCCTCGTCCTCGCCGGCCTTCCGGTCGGCGGGCACCACCCGCAGGGCGCCCTCGTCGAGGACGGCGAGCCGCGCCCCGTCGCCGCTGACCGCGAATCCGTCCAGCTCGCCGAGCAGCTGCTCGACCCGGCGCTTCTTCAGGTCGTAGCGCTCCAGCGCGGCCCTGGGCTCGTCGGCCTCCAGCGAGGACGCGATGTCGCCGAGCTCGCCGACGAACGGGAGCCGGGTCCACAGCACGCCGTCCTTGGCCGCCCGCAGCGAGCCGAACCGGCCGCCCTCCACGGGGAAGGGGACGATCCGGTCGGCGATCCCGTCCAGGTCCACCCGGGTCGCCGGGTGCGCGGAGGCCTCGTCCTTCTTCTCGTCCTTCGGCTCGTCCTCGTCCCCGCCGAGGCCGAGCCCGGCCCGCTGCGGGCCGAACGGCGACGGGGTGTCGGCCGCCAGCGTGATCAGGTACGGCCGGGTGCCCGCCGGGAAGGACAGGTCGAAGACGTGCGCGTCGTACACCGGGTCGAAGTTGCGCACCGAGAGGAACGCCAGGTGCTTCCCGTCCGCGGTGAAGGCCGGCGAGTAGTCGTGGAAGCGCTGCGGGGTCGCCTCGCTGACGGTCCGTGAGGTCAGGTCGGCCAGCATGATCTGGCGCAGCGCCCACGGGCCGAGCACCGGCTGCGACCAGGCCAGCCACGCCGAGTCCGGGCTGAACACCAGCCCGCTCACCTCGCCGTCACCGCTGCGGGCCAGCTCGTGCACCGCGCCGTCGCTCAGGGCGACCAGCAGCACCCGGCCGTCGTGCGCGGCGACCGCCAGCAGCTTGCCGTCCGGGGAGACCTCCAGGGCCCGGACCCGGCCGAGCCGCCCGGCGGCCAGCCGCCGCCGCTCCGCCCCCAGCACGGCGGGCGCGTACTCGATCGCGTCGTCGCCCTCGGCGTCGGTCACCCACACCGCGCCCTGCCCGCCGTCCTCGCCGGGCACCACCCGCACCTGCCGGGCCCGCACCCCGGCCGTCTCGTCCAGCACCCGGGACGGGCCCTCCCGGTGGGTCAGCCAGTGCACGGTGCCGCGCACCACCACGGCGCTGGCCCGACCGGTCCGGTCCGGGGCCACCCAGTCGATCCGGCCGGCGGCCGACACCGGCCGGGGCTGGCGCAGCGTGCGGGGGCCGGCCGGGCTGAGCTCCAACCGGCGCGGTTCGGCGCCCCGCAGGTCGTCCAGCAGCCAGACGTCGCCGGCGCTGTACCAGACCACCCGGGTGCCGTCGGTGGACGCGCCGCGGGCGTAGAACCCACCGTCCGTGTGCCGGCGCAGGTCAGCGCCGTCGGGGAGGCTGGAGTACAGCTGCCCGACGCCCTCGTGGTCCGACAGGAACGCCACCCGCTCGCCCACCCACAGCGGCGACTCCAGGTGCCCGTCCAGGTCCGCGTGCAGCCGGGCGAACTCCGTCGCACCGATCCACAGCTTGCCCGCCTGCCCGCCGCGGTAGCGCTTCCACATCGCGGGCTCCCGGCCGAACGCCGACACCAGCAGCGTCCGCTCCCCGCCCGGCTCCTGCGCCAGCCCGCTCACCGGGCCGTACGGGAGCCGCTCGGCGGGGCCGCCGTCCAGCGGCACGGCGAACGCCCAGGTGCGGCGGATCGTCGCCTGCCCGCCGGTGGTCGTCGCCACCGGCCGGCCGTCCGCCGTCCAGCCGCGCACCGCCGTGAACGGGCTGCCCCAGAACGTCAGGCGCCGGGACGGCCCGCCGTCCACCGGTGCGACGTGCACCTCCGGCGCGCCGTCCCGCATCGAGGTGAAGGCGATGTGCCGCCCGTCCGGCGAGAACCTCGGGTGCGCCACCGGCACCTGGTCCGCCGTCAGCCGCCAGGCCCGCCCGCCGGCCACCGGAGCCAGCCAGACGTCGTCCTCGGCAACGAAGGTGACCAGGTCACCGTGCACATGGGGATGGCGCAGGTAGCCGCGCTGAGAATCTGTCACACCGGCCACCATAAGCAGCCGGGGACGGCCCGGCCACGAATTCCGGCGTTCCGGACCGGCGCGCTACGCCCAGCGGCCGGTGCGGCCCAGCAGCAGGGCGCCCGCCGCGACACCCGCCGTGGACGTCCGCAGCACCGACGGCCCGAGCCGGTACGGCTGCGCGCCCGCCTCGGCGAAGGCCGCCAGCTCCTCCGGGGCGACCCCGCCCTCCGGGCCGACGACCAGCACGATGTCCCCGCCGACCGGCAGCTCCGCCGCGGCCAGCGGCGTCGCGCCCTCCTCGTGCAGCACCGCGGCCAGCGCCGCCCGTCCCAGCAACGGGACGAGCTGACGGGTCGTCATCGCCTCGCGCACCTCGGGGAAGCGCAGCCGCCGCGACTGCTTGCCCGCCTCGCGCGCGGTCGCCCGCCACTTGGCCAGCGCCTTGGCGCCCCGGTCGCCCTTCCACTGGGTGATGCACCGGGACGCCGACCACGGGATCACCACGTCCACGCCGACCTCGGTCATCGTCTCGACGGCCAGCTCGCCGCGGTCGCCCTTCGGCAGGGCCTGCACCACGACGATCCGCGGGCTCGGCTCCGGCTCCTCGCGGACCTCCGCGACGGTGACGTCCAGCGCGTCCTTGCCGTGCACGGCGGCGACCGTCCCGAACACGCCGAGCCCCAGCCCGTCCGCCAGCGTCACCGCCTCACCGGCCTCCAGCCGCTTCACCGCGACGGCGTGCCGCCCCTCCGCCCCGTCCAGCCGCACCGTCGCCCCCGGCGTGACCCCGGCCAGCAGGGCGGTCTCGACGACGAACACCGGCGCAGTCATGACGGAGAACCTTTCGAGCGAGAGCTGGTCTGCATCACCTTCCGTTGAAGGCGTCCTTCAGGCGGGAGAACAGCCCCTGCTGGCCCGGCGCGAACTGGCCCGACGGACGCTCCTCCCCGCGCAGCATGGAGAGCCGCCGCAGCAGCTCCTCCTGCTCCGGGTCGAGCTTGGTCGGCGTCTGCACCTCGACGTGCACTATCAGGTCGCCCCGGCCGCCCCCGCGCAGGTGCGTGATGCCGCGACCGTGCAGCGGGATCGACTGGCCGCTCTGGGTGCCGGGCCGGATGTCGACCTCCTCCAGCCCGTCGAGGGTCTGCAGCGGCACCTGGGTGCCGAGCGCGGCGGCGGTCATCGGGATGGTCACCGTGCAGTGCAGGTCGTCCCCTCGCCGCTGGAACACCTGGTGGGCGGTCTCGGCGATCTCGACGTAGAGGTCACCGGCGGGACCGCCGCCGGGACCGACCTCGCCCTCGCCGGCCAGCTGGATCCGGGTGCCGTTGTCGACACCGGCGGGGATCTTCACGGTCAGCGTGCGGCGGGCCCGGACGCGGCCGTCGCCGGCGCACTCGGGGCACGGGGTGGGCACCACGGTGCCGAAGCCCTGGCACTGCGGGCAGGGGCGGGAGGTCATGACCTGGCCCAGGAAGGACCGGGTGACCTGGGAGACCTCGCCCTTGCCGCGGCACATGTCACAGGTCTGCGCGGAGGTGCCGGGGGCGGCGCCCTCGCCGTTGCAGGTGGTGCAGGTGACGGCGGTGTCGACCTGGAGTTCCTTGGTGGTGCCGAAGGCGGCCTCCTCCAGGGTGATCTCCAGGCGGATCATGGCGTCCTGGCCGCGGCGCGTCCGGGAGCGCGGACCGCGCTGGCCGGAGGCGGCGCCGAAGAAGGCGTCCATGATGTCGGAGAAGCCGAAGCCCGCCGCGCCCGCGCCGAATCCGCCCGCGCCGCCGCCGTTGGGCGACAGCGGGTCGCCGCCGAGGTCGTAGACCTGGCGCTTCTGCGGATCGGAGAGCACCTCGTAGGCGGCGTTGATCTCCTTGAACCGCTCCTGCGTCTTCGGGTCGGGGTTGACGTCCGGGTGCAGTTCGCGTGCGAGGCGTCGGAACGCCTTCTTGATCTCGTCCTGCCCCGCGTCGCGTCGGACGCCGAGTACCGCGTAGTAGTCCGTGGCCACCAAATGCTCCGGTTTGTTCCGCCTCTAGAAGTGCTTGCGATCGACTGCGCCGGCTCCGACCGGCATCCCTGCTACGACTCGGCCAGGATCTGGCCCACGTACCGTGCCACCGCTCGCACCGCCCCCATTGTGCCCGGGTAATCCATCCGGGTCGGACCGATCACCCCGAGCTTTGCCACGCTCTGGTCGCCCGAACCGTAACCGACCGAGACCATCGAGGTGGAATTGAGCCCCTCGTACGCGATCTCGTGGCCGATCCGGACCGTCATCCCGGACTCCGCCGTCTCGCCCAGGAGGCGGAGCAGGACGACCTGCTCCTCCAGCGCCTCCAGCACGGGCTGGACGGTGAGCGGGAAGTCGTGGCCGAAGCGGGTCAGGTTGGCGGTGCCCGCCAGCATGATCCGCTCCTCGTTCTGCTCGGCGAGGGTCTCGAAGAGGGTGGCGAGCACGACGCTGACGATCGGCCGTTCGACCTGCTCGAAGCCGGACGGCAGATCCTCCAGGACCACCGGGACCTCGGGCAGCGGACAGCCGCCGGCCATGCCGTTGAGCTTGGCGCGCAGGTCGCCGAGCAGGGTCTCGCCCACCGTGCCGGGGCAGTCGACCAGTCGCTGCTCGACCCGGCCGGTGTTGGTGATCAGCACCAGCATCAGCTTGGTCGGGGTGATGGCGACCAGCTCGATGTGCCGCACGGTGGAGCGGGTCAGCGAGGGGTACTGGACGACGGCGACCTGCCGGGTCAGCTGGGCGAGCAGCCGCACCGTGCGGGCGACCACGTCGTCCAGGTCGACGGCGCTCTCCAGGAAGTGCCGGATGGCGCGCCGCTCGGGCGCGGACATCGGCTTGACTTCGGCGAGCCGGTCGACGAACAGCCGGTACCCCTTGTCGGTGGGGATCCGGCCCGCACTGGTGTGCGGCTGCTGGATGTACCCCTCCTCCTCCAGCGCGGCCATGTCGTTGCGCACGGTGGCCGGGGAGACGCCCAGGTTGTGCCGCTCGACCAGGGCCTTGGAGCCGACCGGCTCCTCGGTGCCCACGTAGTCCTGGACGATCGCGCGCAGCACCGCGAGCCGCCGCTCGTCGAGCGGGCGGACGGACGGGCGGGCGTCGAACCGCCTGGCCTCGGGCTTGCCGTCCTCGGGCATGGCACGCACCTCCGTCTTCGTCCGTTGACCTGGTAGCCGTCCCCCGTCTGGCACTCCGGAAGGCAGAGTGCCAGGACCGTACCTGCCAGTGTAAGGCCCGGGTCCGACGGCAGGAACGGCCCGGCCACGTGATCCTCGTCCGAGTGGCAGCATCGAACTCAGAAGGCACCTGAGGAGGAAGCGGCGATGTCGACGTCACAGCACTCCCGGTTCGCGCCCGACCGCGGTCTGACCGGGCGGATGGTCACCACGATGTTCCTGATCGGCCTGGTGTACGTGGGCTTCACCGGGCTGCTGATCGTGCTGCTGCGCGGCGCGTGGCCGCTGATCGTCCTGATCTCGGGCGGCCTGTTCGTCGCCCAGTTCTGGTTCAGCGACAAGATCACCGAACGGGCGATGGGCGCCCACGAGGTGACGCCCGAGCAGTACCCGCAGCTGCACGGCGCCGTCGACCGGCTCTGCGCCCTCGCCGACATGCCCAAACCCCGGGTGGCGGTCGCCGACAACGACATGCCGAACGCCTTCGCCACCGGCCGCAAACCCGAGAAGTCGGTGGTCTGCGTCACCACCGGCCTGCTGCGCCGGCTCGGACCGGAGGAGCTGGAGGGCGTCCTCGCCCACGAGCTCTCGCACGTCGCCCACCGGGACGTCGCGGTGATGACGGTGGCCGGATTCCTGGGCGTGCTGGCCGGAGCGATCACCCGGATGGCCCTGTACGGCGGATTCGTCGGCTCCAACCGGAACAGCAACGACTCCAACGCCGCGATCGCGGCACTGATCGTCCCGCTGGTGGCCATGGTGGTGTACGCGATCAGCTTCCTGCTCACCCGGCTGCTCTCCCGCTACCGGGAACTCGCCGCCGACCGGGCCGCCGCCCAGCTGACCGGCCGGCCCAGCGCACTGGCCTCCGCCCTGACCAAGGTCAGCGGGCAGATCGCCGCCATCCCCACCAGGGACCTGCGCCAGGCCCAGCCGTACAACGCCTTCTACTTCGCCCCCGCGCTGAGCGCCCGCGAGGCCGCCGGCCGGCTGTTCTCCACCCACCCGACGCTGGAGCGGCGGTTGGAGCAGCTGGAGAAGATCTCGACCGAACTCGGCCGCTGAACCCGACCGCCGCCGAGCCCCGGTCCGCGAGGACCGGTCCTCGCGGACCCGAGAGGACCTGAGAGGACCTGAGATGGGATTCCTGGACGCCCTGTTCGGCCGCTCCAAGCCGGTCAAGCCCGACCTGGACCAGCTGTTCGCCGTCCCCTCCGCCGCGCTCACCCTGGAGGCCGCGTCCGGCTTCCGGCCGACCGGTCTCGGGTCGGTGTGCTTCGCCGCCGTCGAGGGCGGGGCGTTCGCCGACGTCCAGGCGCAGGTCCGCGAGCTCCTGGACGCCGACACCGCGCGCGGCGGCGTCCCGGTCGAGGTCTCCCAGGACTCCTACGGCTACACCTGGCTGCTCGCCCGCCACACCCCCGAGGAGATCGCCGACCTGGTCAACGACCTGCACGCGGTCAACAGCGAGCTCGAGGCGAACGGCTTCGGCCCGCAACTGCTCTGCTCGATCGTCGCCTTCCGCAACCCCGCGGGGCAGTCCCTCGGCCTGGTCTACCTCTACAAGCGCGGCACCTTCTACCCGTTCGCCCCGGTGCCGGGCGGCGGCGAGAAGCGCAACAGCCCGGTCGAGCTCCAGGCCAAGGGCCTGCTCACCAACGACCTCCGGGTCGAACAGGACCTCTCCCGCTGGTTCCCCGTCTGGGGCGCCCCGGGCCTGACGGACTGACTCCCCACCCCGGGCCGGGCCGGTGCGCGGTCGACCGGCCCGCACTAGAGTCCGCCCGTGACCGATTGGGACCTTCTGGAAGCCGCCGCCCCCTCCGCCGAGTCCGTCGCGGTGGTGAGCGCCGCCCTGCGCTCGCCCGACCCGGTGGAGCGCGACGAGCGGGCCTACCCCCTGCTGGCGCGCTGGGTGCCCGAGTTGGCGCCCGAGGCGCGCCTGGCCCTCGGGGACGAGCTGGCCGGGCGCTTCGACGATCCGGAGGTCCAGGCCCGGACGTTCGCACCCCTGGTCCTGGCGAAGCTCGTCCGGGCCGGTGCGTACCGGCCGCAGTGGCTGGCGGCGTTCGGCCGCTGGTACCCCGCCGAGACCGACCTGCGCGGGTGGGACCCGGCGCTGGGGTGGCTGCACGCGGTCGCGCACGGCGCCGACCTGCTGCGCGCCTTCGGCGAGCACCCCGAGGTCGACCCGGCCGAGCCGCTCGCCCTCGGCGCCGCTCGGCTGCTCGCGCCGACCGACCAGGTGTGGGACGCGATGGAGGACGACCGGCTCGGTTTCGCGCTGGCCCTCACCCTGACCCGCGGGGAACTGACCGAGGGCCGGGCGGTGGCCTGGCTGGACCGGATCGCGGAGGTCTTCGCCACCGGCGAGCCGGGCCCGATGCCGCCGTTCGCTTCCAACACGCTGCGCACCCTGCGCGTGCTCTACCTGCTCGCCGACCGCGGGGTCCGCCCGGACTGGGTCGGCGGCGAGGTACGGGCGCTCCCCCACCGCGAGGCGGTCAAGCAGCGGATCGCCGAGGTGCTGGCGGTCGCCGCGCCCTACCCTGGGTGAGGGCGGGCGCGGGGTGCGCCAGGTGTGCGGGGTGTGCGGGTCTCCCGGGTGACGGCCGGTCAGCGGCCGTAGACTCCGTCAGATGCGCAGCAGGAGTTACGGGCCGGATCTGACCCCGCCGTGGAAGAAGCAGCAGCCCGCGCCCGAGGTGGCGGCCGAACGCGACCTGGTCGTGGAGGAGGCGGCCACCGGGTTCTGCGGGGCGGTGGTGCGCTGCGAGCGGACCGCCGAGGGCTGGACGGTGACCCTGGAGGACCGCTTCGGCAAGCACCGGGTCTTCCCCATGACGGACCGCGGCTTCCTGCTGGAGGGCCGGGTGGTGACCTTGGTGCGGCCGACCGCTCCGGCGCCGGCCCGCGGGCCGGGCCTGACCGCCTCCGGTTCGGTCGCCGTCCCGGGGGCCCGGGCGCGGGTCGCCCGGGAGTCGCGGATCTACGTGGAGGGCCGGCACGACGCCGAGCTGGTCGAGCGGGTCTGGGGCGACGACCTGCGGATCGAGGGCGTGGTGGTCGAGTACCTGGAGGGCATCGACGACCTGCCCGCGATCGTCGCCGAGTTCGCCCCCGGCCCGGGCCGACGGCTCGGCGTGCTGGTCGACCACCTGCTGCCCGGCACCAAGGAGCACCGGATCGCCGCCCGGGTGACCGGCGACCACGTGCTGGTCGTCGGCCACCCGTACATCGACGTCTGGCAGGCCGTGAAGCCGTCCAGCGTGGGCATCCCCGGCTGGCCGGACGTGCCCTTCGAGGAGGACTGGAAGCAGGGCATCTGCCGCCGCCTCGGCTGGCCGGTGGACACCCCGGCCGCCTGGAAGCGCATCCTCGCCTCGGTGAACTCCTACAAGGACCTCGAACCGGCCCTGCTGGGCCGCGTCGAGGAGCTGATCGACTTCACCACCGAACCGGGCCGGTGACCACCGGGCCGGGCGTTCGACCGCGCACCCGCGGGGTGCGGGGGCCGGTCAGTCGACCAGGTCGCGGACCACGCCGTCGGCCAGCAGGCGCCCGCGCAGGGTGAGCGCGGCCCGGCCGCCGGCGAAGGCGTCCGCGTCCAGCAGGCCGTCGGCCACCGCGCGTTCGGCGGCGGCGCGGCCGTCGGCGGTGAGCAGGGTCAGCGGGCAGCCGTCGACCAGGCGCAGCTCCAGCAGGATCCGCTCGACCCGGCGGTCCTCCTCGGCGAGGACCTCGCGGGCGAGCGCCGGGGTGCGGCCCTCGGCGAGGGCCTGGGCGTAGGCGGCCGGGTGCTTGGCGTTCCACCACCGGACGCCGCCGACGTGGCTGTGCGCGCCCGGTCCGGCGCCCCACCAGTCGGCGCCGGTCCAGTACAGCTCGTTGTGGCGGCAGCGGCCGGCGTCGGTGGTGGCCCAGTTGGAGACCTCGTACCAGGAGTAGCCGGCGGCGGCGAGCGCCTGCTCGGCGATCAGGTAGCGGTCGGCGTGCACGTCGTCGTCGATCATCGGCAGTTCGCCGCGCTTGACCCGGGCGGCCAGCCGGGTGCCGTCCTCGACGATCAGCGAGTAGGCGGAGACGTGGTCCGGCCCGGCGCCGATCGCGGCGTCCAGCGAGGCCCGCCAGTCGTCGTCGGACTCGCCGGGGGTGCCGTAGATCAGGTCGAGGTTGACGTGCTCGAAGCCGGCCTCGCGGGCCTCGGCGACGCAGGCCTCGGGCCGGCCGGGGGTGTGGTGCCGGTCGAGCAGCCGCAGGACGTGCGGGCGGGCGCTCTGCATGCCGAAGGAGAGCCGGTTGTAGCCGCCCTCGCGGAGTTCCGCCAGGTAGGCGGGGTCGACCGACTCGGGGTTCGCCTCGGTGGTGACCTCCGCGCCCTCCGCGAGGCCGAACTCGTCGCGGATCGCCGCGAGCATCCGGACCAGGTCGCGGGCGGGCAGCAGGGTGGGCGTGCCGCCGCCGAGGAAGACGGTCTGCACCGGCAGGTCGGCGTCGCCCAGCACCTTGCGGGCGAGCCGGACCTCGGCGATCAGGTTGTCGGCGTACGTCTCCTGCGAGGCGACCGCGCCGGAGCTGCGGAGCTCGGTGGCGGTGTAGGTGTTGAAGTCGCAGTAGCCGCAGCGGCTGGCGCAGTACGGCACGTGGACGTAGAAGCCGAACGGTCGCGAGCCGAGCCCACGGAGCGCGTGGGCGGGCAGGGAACCGTCGGACGGCACCGGGTCGCCGTCGGGGAGTGCGGAGGGCATGCCCCCATTGTCCGGTACGGCTCACCGATCTCGGAAAGCCGTACCGGACGGGCGGGATCAGGCCTCGTTGGCGCCGGCGTACATCCCGGCCACCGCGTCCGCGTAGGTCTTCTCGACCACCGGGCGCTTGATCTTGAGGCTGGGGGTGAGTTCGCCGTGCTCGACGTCCAGGTCGCGCGGGAGCAGGTGGAACTTCTTCACCGTCTGCCAGCGCTGCAGCTCGCCGTTGAGCCGCTGGACGAAGCCGTCGATCAGCGCGACGGTCTCCGGGGCGGCGGCCACCTCGGCGTAGGACTTGCCGGCCAGGCCGTGCTCGGCGGCCCACGGCATGATCACCGTCTCGTCGAGGGCGATCAGCGCGGTGCAGAAGTTGCGGCCGTTGCCGATCACCAGGACGTTCGAGACGAACGGGCAGATCGCCTTGAACTTGCCCTCGACCTCGCTGGGCGCGACGTACTTGCCGCCGGAGGTCTTGAACAGGTCCTTCTTGCGGTCGGTGATCCGCAGGAAGCCGTCCGGGGAGAGCTCGCCGATGTCCTCGGTGTGGAACCAGCCGTCGGCCTCCAGCACCTCGGCGGTCTTCTCCGGCAGGTTGTGGTAGCCGCGCATGATGCCGGGGCCGCGGAGCAGGATCTCGCCGTCCTCGGCGATCCGGACCTCGGTGCCGGGCAGCGGACGGCCGACGGTGCCGACCCGGATGTCCTCGGCGCGGTTGACGCAGGAACCCGCGCTGGTCTCGCTCAGGCCGTAGCCCTCCAGGATCGGCACGCCGGCGCCGACGAAGAAGTAGCCGATCTCCGGGGCGAGCGCCGCCGAGCCGGAGACCGCGCCGCGCAGCCGGCCGCCGAACGCGGCGCGGATCTTGGCGTACACCAGCTTGTCGGCGAGCGAGTGCTGCAGGCCGAGCGCGAACGGCACGCTGTCGCGGCCGGTGGCGACCCGGTTGGCCTGGGTGGTGCGGGCGTGGTCGCGGGCGACCTTGGCGGCCCACAGGAAGATCTTGTACTTGGCGCCGCCCTCGGCTCTGGCCCGGCCGGCGATGCCGTTGTAGACCTTCTCGAAGATGCGCGGCGCCGAGGCCATGATGGTCGGCTTGATCGCGGGCAGGTTGTGGATGATCCGGTCGACCCGGCCGTCCACGGCCATCACGTGGCCGGTGGCGATCTGGCCGGAGATCAGCGTCTTGCCGAAGACGTGCGACAGCGGCAGCCACATGAACTGCACGTCGTCGGCGGCCAGCAGGCCGCTCTCCTCCTGGGCGATGCCCTCGTACGCCCAGCAGTCGTGCACCAGGCGCACGCCCTTGGGACGGCCGGTGGTGCCGGAGGTGTAGATGAGGGTGGCGAGCTGCTCCTTGTCGAGGGCGTCGACCGCCTTCTCGATCGCGTCGGGGTGCTCGGCCAGGTACGCGGCGCCGCGCGTCTCCAGCTCGGCGAGGGTGAGCACCTCCAGCCCGTCGTGGGCCGGCAGCT from Kitasatospora terrestris includes the following:
- the htpX gene encoding zinc metalloprotease HtpX; translated protein: MSTSQHSRFAPDRGLTGRMVTTMFLIGLVYVGFTGLLIVLLRGAWPLIVLISGGLFVAQFWFSDKITERAMGAHEVTPEQYPQLHGAVDRLCALADMPKPRVAVADNDMPNAFATGRKPEKSVVCVTTGLLRRLGPEELEGVLAHELSHVAHRDVAVMTVAGFLGVLAGAITRMALYGGFVGSNRNSNDSNAAIAALIVPLVAMVVYAISFLLTRLLSRYRELAADRAAAQLTGRPSALASALTKVSGQIAAIPTRDLRQAQPYNAFYFAPALSAREAAGRLFSTHPTLERRLEQLEKISTELGR
- the pspAB gene encoding PspA-associated protein PspAB, with amino-acid sequence MGFLDALFGRSKPVKPDLDQLFAVPSAALTLEAASGFRPTGLGSVCFAAVEGGAFADVQAQVRELLDADTARGGVPVEVSQDSYGYTWLLARHTPEEIADLVNDLHAVNSELEANGFGPQLLCSIVAFRNPAGQSLGLVYLYKRGTFYPFAPVPGGGEKRNSPVELQAKGLLTNDLRVEQDLSRWFPVWGAPGLTD
- a CDS encoding DUF2785 domain-containing protein; the encoded protein is MTDWDLLEAAAPSAESVAVVSAALRSPDPVERDERAYPLLARWVPELAPEARLALGDELAGRFDDPEVQARTFAPLVLAKLVRAGAYRPQWLAAFGRWYPAETDLRGWDPALGWLHAVAHGADLLRAFGEHPEVDPAEPLALGAARLLAPTDQVWDAMEDDRLGFALALTLTRGELTEGRAVAWLDRIAEVFATGEPGPMPPFASNTLRTLRVLYLLADRGVRPDWVGGEVRALPHREAVKQRIAEVLAVAAPYPG
- a CDS encoding DUF3097 domain-containing protein, which gives rise to MRSRSYGPDLTPPWKKQQPAPEVAAERDLVVEEAATGFCGAVVRCERTAEGWTVTLEDRFGKHRVFPMTDRGFLLEGRVVTLVRPTAPAPARGPGLTASGSVAVPGARARVARESRIYVEGRHDAELVERVWGDDLRIEGVVVEYLEGIDDLPAIVAEFAPGPGRRLGVLVDHLLPGTKEHRIAARVTGDHVLVVGHPYIDVWQAVKPSSVGIPGWPDVPFEEDWKQGICRRLGWPVDTPAAWKRILASVNSYKDLEPALLGRVEELIDFTTEPGR
- the hemW gene encoding radical SAM family heme chaperone HemW; amino-acid sequence: MPSALPDGDPVPSDGSLPAHALRGLGSRPFGFYVHVPYCASRCGYCDFNTYTATELRSSGAVASQETYADNLIAEVRLARKVLGDADLPVQTVFLGGGTPTLLPARDLVRMLAAIRDEFGLAEGAEVTTEANPESVDPAYLAELREGGYNRLSFGMQSARPHVLRLLDRHHTPGRPEACVAEAREAGFEHVNLDLIYGTPGESDDDWRASLDAAIGAGPDHVSAYSLIVEDGTRLAARVKRGELPMIDDDVHADRYLIAEQALAAAGYSWYEVSNWATTDAGRCRHNELYWTGADWWGAGPGAHSHVGGVRWWNAKHPAAYAQALAEGRTPALAREVLAEEDRRVERILLELRLVDGCPLTLLTADGRAAAERAVADGLLDADAFAGGRAALTLRGRLLADGVVRDLVD
- a CDS encoding AMP-dependent synthetase/ligase, with product MSSAQSMIERRPPSVAHLFLSRVKATPEHEAYRFPVPVDEHAADGAPGAEQWRSLTWAQTAERVKAVAAGLMALGIEAEDRVSISSATRIEWILADLGNMCAGAATTTIYPSTNADETAFILANSGSRALFAENVQQLAKAAEEKAQLPDLRWVVLFDADEELPAHDGLEVLTLAELETRGAAYLAEHPDAIEKAVDALDKEQLATLIYTSGTTGRPKGVRLVHDCWAYEGIAQEESGLLAADDVQFMWLPLSHVFGKTLISGQIATGHVMAVDGRVDRIIHNLPAIKPTIMASAPRIFEKVYNGIAGRARAEGGAKYKIFLWAAKVARDHARTTQANRVATGRDSVPFALGLQHSLADKLVYAKIRAAFGGRLRGAVSGSAALAPEIGYFFVGAGVPILEGYGLSETSAGSCVNRAEDIRVGTVGRPLPGTEVRIAEDGEILLRGPGIMRGYHNLPEKTAEVLEADGWFHTEDIGELSPDGFLRITDRKKDLFKTSGGKYVAPSEVEGKFKAICPFVSNVLVIGNGRNFCTALIALDETVIMPWAAEHGLAGKSYAEVAAAPETVALIDGFVQRLNGELQRWQTVKKFHLLPRDLDVEHGELTPSLKIKRPVVEKTYADAVAGMYAGANEA